From the Euphorbia lathyris chromosome 6, ddEupLath1.1, whole genome shotgun sequence genome, one window contains:
- the LOC136233285 gene encoding uncharacterized protein isoform X1, which translates to MSKNWAVITFILMLLLSGFSSASASASPPLKIVSSVVSNVVSVLVKWLWSLKSNTKTGVSSRSMMKFESGYTVETVFDGNKLGIEPHSVEVSPNGELLVLDSENSNIYKISTPLSRYIRPKLIAGSSEGCSGHVDGKLREARMDHPKGLTMDDRGNIYIADTLNMAIRKINDGGFMTTIAGGKWGRREGHVDGPSEDAKFSNDFDVAYIGSSCSLLVIDRGNQAIREIQLHHDDCNYQSYDASFHLGIAVLAAAAFFGYLLALLQRRVQSLFSSNHDSRTYIKNGTPIAPYHKAPRSVRPPLIPDEYEEPEKPEEGFFGSVGKLVTSTCSTVGQIFGVLFSGFRRKPIQCQFQREYQQQFKHSNTWPMQESFVIPDEDEPPCIDSRTCTPKKTYPFMSKEVENHHQFKQIQGYYNGWDGEYHPQQQQQMQMQMKRQQQQQHHHRHYTSNPRTYYQKSCETNEIVFGAVQEQDDRREAVVIKAVDYGHPSYNNHNIRPRFNYIGYSHEY; encoded by the exons ATGTCTAAGAATTGGGCTGTTATTACTTTCATACTTATGCTTCTCCTTAGTGGGTTTTCTTCTGCTTCAGCTTCAGCCTCACCTCCTTTAA AAATTGTCAGCAGCGTTGTGTCGAATGTCGTGTCTGTACTTGTGAAATGGCTCTGGTCACTCAAATCCAACACGAAAACAG GTGTCTCTAGCCGTTCAATGATGAAATTCGAGAGTGGGTATACAGTAGAGACAGTGTTTGATGGAAATAAGCTTGGGATTGAACCACACTCTGTTGAGGTATCTCCTAATGGAGAGCTCTTGGTTTTGGATTCGGAGAATAGTAACATTTACAAGATCTCAACACCATTATCTAGAT ATATCAGGCCTAAACTGATTGCTGGATCATCTGAAGGATGCTCTGGACATGTAGATGGGAAGCTAAGGGAAGCAAGAATGGACCACCCGAAAGGCCTTACCATGGATGACAGAGGAAATATATACATTGCAGACACTTTGAACATGGCTATCAGAAAGATTAATGATGGAg GATTCATGACAACTATTGCAGGAGGGAAATGGGGTCGCCGAGAAGGTCATGTTGATGGTCCAAGTGAAGATGCTAAATTTTCCAATGATTTTGATGTTGCTTATATTGGAAGTAGCTGCTCTCTTTTGGTTATAGATAGAGGGAACCAAGCAATTCGAGAGATTCAACTTCATCATGATGATTGTAACTACCAATCATATGATGCCAGTTTCCATTTAG GAATTGCAGTGCTTGCTGCTGCAGCATTCTTTGGCTACTTGCTAGCATTGCTTCAGCGCAGGGTTCaatctttgttttcttctaatCAT GATTCAAGAACTTACATAAAAAACGGCACACCAATTGCACCATACCATAAGGCTCCTAGATCAGTCAGGCCCCCTTTGATTCCAGATGAATATGAAGAACCTGAGAAACCAGAAGAGGGCTTTTTCGGTTCTGTCGGGAAGCTAGTGACAAGCACTTGCTCAACGGTGGGCCAAATTTTCGGAGTACTATTTTCAGGATTTCGAAGGAAGCCCATCCAGTGCCAGTTCCAACGAGAGTATCAACAACAATTCAAACATTCAAATACATGGCCAATGCAAGAGAGTTTTGTGATTCCAGATGAAGATGAACCGCCATGTATAGATTCAAGAACTTGTACACCAAAGAAAACATACCCGTTTATGAGCAAGGAAGTAGAGAATCACCACCAATTCAAGCAAATCCAGGGTTACTATAATGGATGGGATGGTGAGTATCATCCgcagcaacaacaacaaatGCAAATGCAGATGAAGAGGCAACAGCAACAGCAACATCATCATAGGCATTATACATCGAACCCGAGAACGTATTACCAAAAGAGCTGTGAGACAAATGAGATAGTGTTTGGGGCAGTTCAAGAACAGGATGATAGACGAGAAGCTGTAGTTATTAAGGCTGTTGATTATGGACATCCTAGCTATAATAACCATAATATTCGCCCTCGATTCAACTATATTGGTTACTCTCATGAATATTGA
- the LOC136233285 gene encoding uncharacterized protein isoform X2 yields MSKNWAVITFILMLLLSGFSSASASASPPLKIVSSVVSNVVSVLVKWLWSLKSNTKTGVSSRSMMKFESGYTVETVFDGNKLGIEPHSVEVSPNGELLVLDSENSNIYKISTPLSRYIRPKLIAGSSEGCSGHVDGKLREARMDHPKGLTMDDRGNIYIADTLNMAIRKINDGGFMTTIAGGKWGRREGHVDGPSEDAKFSNDFDVAYIGSSCSLLVIDRGNQAIREIQLHHDDCNYQSYDASFHLVLAAAAFFGYLLALLQRRVQSLFSSNHDSRTYIKNGTPIAPYHKAPRSVRPPLIPDEYEEPEKPEEGFFGSVGKLVTSTCSTVGQIFGVLFSGFRRKPIQCQFQREYQQQFKHSNTWPMQESFVIPDEDEPPCIDSRTCTPKKTYPFMSKEVENHHQFKQIQGYYNGWDGEYHPQQQQQMQMQMKRQQQQQHHHRHYTSNPRTYYQKSCETNEIVFGAVQEQDDRREAVVIKAVDYGHPSYNNHNIRPRFNYIGYSHEY; encoded by the exons ATGTCTAAGAATTGGGCTGTTATTACTTTCATACTTATGCTTCTCCTTAGTGGGTTTTCTTCTGCTTCAGCTTCAGCCTCACCTCCTTTAA AAATTGTCAGCAGCGTTGTGTCGAATGTCGTGTCTGTACTTGTGAAATGGCTCTGGTCACTCAAATCCAACACGAAAACAG GTGTCTCTAGCCGTTCAATGATGAAATTCGAGAGTGGGTATACAGTAGAGACAGTGTTTGATGGAAATAAGCTTGGGATTGAACCACACTCTGTTGAGGTATCTCCTAATGGAGAGCTCTTGGTTTTGGATTCGGAGAATAGTAACATTTACAAGATCTCAACACCATTATCTAGAT ATATCAGGCCTAAACTGATTGCTGGATCATCTGAAGGATGCTCTGGACATGTAGATGGGAAGCTAAGGGAAGCAAGAATGGACCACCCGAAAGGCCTTACCATGGATGACAGAGGAAATATATACATTGCAGACACTTTGAACATGGCTATCAGAAAGATTAATGATGGAg GATTCATGACAACTATTGCAGGAGGGAAATGGGGTCGCCGAGAAGGTCATGTTGATGGTCCAAGTGAAGATGCTAAATTTTCCAATGATTTTGATGTTGCTTATATTGGAAGTAGCTGCTCTCTTTTGGTTATAGATAGAGGGAACCAAGCAATTCGAGAGATTCAACTTCATCATGATGATTGTAACTACCAATCATATGATGCCAGTTTCCATTTAG TGCTTGCTGCTGCAGCATTCTTTGGCTACTTGCTAGCATTGCTTCAGCGCAGGGTTCaatctttgttttcttctaatCAT GATTCAAGAACTTACATAAAAAACGGCACACCAATTGCACCATACCATAAGGCTCCTAGATCAGTCAGGCCCCCTTTGATTCCAGATGAATATGAAGAACCTGAGAAACCAGAAGAGGGCTTTTTCGGTTCTGTCGGGAAGCTAGTGACAAGCACTTGCTCAACGGTGGGCCAAATTTTCGGAGTACTATTTTCAGGATTTCGAAGGAAGCCCATCCAGTGCCAGTTCCAACGAGAGTATCAACAACAATTCAAACATTCAAATACATGGCCAATGCAAGAGAGTTTTGTGATTCCAGATGAAGATGAACCGCCATGTATAGATTCAAGAACTTGTACACCAAAGAAAACATACCCGTTTATGAGCAAGGAAGTAGAGAATCACCACCAATTCAAGCAAATCCAGGGTTACTATAATGGATGGGATGGTGAGTATCATCCgcagcaacaacaacaaatGCAAATGCAGATGAAGAGGCAACAGCAACAGCAACATCATCATAGGCATTATACATCGAACCCGAGAACGTATTACCAAAAGAGCTGTGAGACAAATGAGATAGTGTTTGGGGCAGTTCAAGAACAGGATGATAGACGAGAAGCTGTAGTTATTAAGGCTGTTGATTATGGACATCCTAGCTATAATAACCATAATATTCGCCCTCGATTCAACTATATTGGTTACTCTCATGAATATTGA